The following are encoded together in the Deltaproteobacteria bacterium genome:
- a CDS encoding rhomboid family intramembrane serine protease, whose protein sequence is MILPLGDQPNPRGVPFVTYALIAANVAVYALIALPLSFTAPDPNDPALLEYVRVVTRNLARPLPLRQVLEQVSAYDLFVFHYGFRPVAPSLVALFTSLFLHAGFLHLFGNMLFLWIYGDNVEHRLGRLPFLLSYLLTGVLATLFHTVFALSSALPLVGASGAISGVLGFYFLWFPRNQVRLLVFFFPLLMNVITVPARIVLGLYLLADNLLPFLIAQEFGSGAGGVAYGAHIGGFAGGLAVAWFMDRREVVGRPAEFRATPAAAGAYAPLAAALEDGRLAEAATTYFALPPEATRGLLAPQHSLALAGWLRHNGHAKAALVVYRRHLRDYPRGAGAAAAHLGAGLVQLEDLGQVAPAYQHFLDALELEPSPEIAEQARAALAAITRLQKRQLGRLAGRPRE, encoded by the coding sequence GTGATTCTGCCGCTGGGTGATCAGCCCAACCCGCGCGGGGTGCCGTTTGTGACCTACGCGCTGATTGCCGCCAACGTCGCGGTGTACGCCTTGATCGCGCTGCCGTTGAGCTTCACCGCTCCCGATCCCAACGACCCGGCGCTGCTGGAATACGTGCGGGTGGTGACGCGCAACCTGGCGCGTCCGCTGCCGCTGCGGCAAGTGCTCGAACAGGTGTCGGCCTACGATCTGTTCGTCTTTCACTACGGCTTTCGGCCGGTGGCGCCGAGCCTGGTGGCGCTGTTCACCTCGCTGTTCTTGCACGCCGGCTTCCTGCACTTGTTCGGCAACATGCTCTTTCTCTGGATTTACGGCGACAACGTCGAGCATCGCCTGGGGCGGTTGCCGTTCTTGCTCTCGTACCTACTCACCGGCGTGCTCGCCACGCTCTTCCACACCGTCTTCGCCCTCAGCTCGGCGCTGCCGCTGGTGGGGGCGTCGGGGGCGATTTCGGGTGTGCTCGGCTTTTACTTCCTCTGGTTTCCGCGCAATCAGGTGCGCCTGCTGGTGTTCTTCTTTCCGCTGCTGATGAACGTGATCACTGTGCCCGCCCGGATCGTGCTCGGGCTTTATCTCCTGGCCGACAACCTGCTGCCGTTCCTGATCGCGCAGGAGTTCGGCAGCGGCGCTGGCGGCGTGGCTTACGGTGCGCACATCGGTGGCTTCGCCGGTGGGCTGGCGGTGGCGTGGTTCATGGACCGGCGCGAGGTAGTCGGCCGGCCGGCGGAGTTCCGCGCGACGCCGGCGGCTGCCGGTGCGTATGCGCCGCTCGCTGCGGCCTTGGAGGATGGCCGCTTGGCCGAGGCCGCTACTACTTACTTTGCCCTGCCGCCTGAAGCGACCCGTGGGTTACTGGCGCCACAGCACTCACTGGCGCTGGCCGGTTGGCTGCGTCACAACGGCCACGCCAAGGCGGCGCTAGTCGTCTACCGGCGCCACTTGCGCGACTATCCGCGCGGCGCCGGCGCCGCCGCCGCCCATCTCGGCGCCGGGCTGGTGCAACTCGAAGACCTCGGGCAGGTGGCACCGGCCTACCAACATTTTCTCGATGCCCTCGAACTCGAGCCCTCACCGGAGATAGCGGAGCAAGCGCGTGCCGCTCTCGCGGCCATTACCCGGCTGCAGAAACGCCAGCTCGGGCGGCTGGCCGGCCGCCCGCGGGAATGA
- a CDS encoding ABC transporter permease: protein MDLATALLASTLTMAVPLLLAALGELLVERAGVINIGLEGMMLSGAFAAMVTTYASGSPTLGVIAASASGAILGGLFALVVVYRNANQVVTGVALNLLAAGLTGVAYRAVFGITGAALTVAGIAPIAIGGLARLPVVGEALFAQTPLGYLALALVPASAFLLFGTVPGLELRMVGENPQAAAAQGVAVARVRTLALLACGALAGMAGAYLAVVYARTFIEGMSAGRGFIALAIVIFGRWSPVGILVAALLFGLATALQFHFQALGLAVPYQFFLMLPYVMTLLALSVSAGKSRAPAALGQPYLRE, encoded by the coding sequence ATGGATCTGGCCACGGCCTTACTAGCATCCACCCTGACCATGGCGGTGCCGCTGTTGCTGGCGGCACTGGGGGAATTGCTGGTGGAGCGTGCGGGCGTCATCAACATCGGGCTCGAGGGAATGATGCTGAGCGGGGCCTTTGCGGCGATGGTGACGACTTACGCCAGCGGCTCGCCCACACTGGGTGTGATTGCCGCGAGCGCCAGCGGGGCGATCCTCGGCGGCTTGTTCGCGCTGGTGGTGGTGTACCGCAACGCCAACCAGGTGGTGACCGGGGTGGCGCTGAATCTGCTGGCTGCCGGCCTCACCGGGGTCGCCTATCGCGCGGTGTTCGGCATCACCGGCGCGGCCCTGACCGTTGCCGGCATCGCCCCGATCGCCATCGGCGGCCTCGCGCGACTGCCGGTCGTCGGCGAGGCGTTGTTCGCGCAGACGCCGCTGGGATATCTCGCCTTGGCCTTGGTGCCGGCGTCTGCCTTCCTGCTTTTCGGCACCGTGCCTGGCCTCGAATTGCGCATGGTGGGCGAGAACCCGCAGGCGGCTGCGGCCCAGGGCGTAGCGGTCGCGCGCGTGCGGACGCTGGCGTTGCTCGCCTGCGGTGCTCTGGCGGGCATGGCGGGCGCTTATCTGGCGGTGGTTTACGCGCGCACGTTCATCGAGGGCATGTCGGCCGGCCGCGGCTTCATCGCGCTGGCCATCGTCATCTTCGGCCGCTGGTCGCCGGTGGGCATCCTCGTCGCCGCCCTGCTCTTCGGCCTCGCCACCGCCTTGCAGTTTCACTTCCAGGCGCTGGGGCTGGCGGTGCCGTATCAGTTCTTTCTCATGCTGCCGTATGTGATGACGCTGCTCGCGCTGTCGGTCTCCGCCGGCAAGAGCCGCGCCCCGGCCGCACTCGGGCAGCCCTATCTGCGGGAATGA
- a CDS encoding ABC transporter permease, whose protein sequence is MRELTARLLPSLAALAAALLVSAGVVALTGASPARALAALFDGACGSADSLSETLVKTCPLLLCGLAVALAFQSGVWNIGAEGQLLMGALVAAWAGSRLPLPGAVGLPLLLLAAAAAGAAWAAIAAVLKVTRDVNEVIGTIMLNFVALGLIGYLVQGPLMEAGGRYPQTDALLAALRLPRLAAGLRLHAGLLVAALAVLCLHVLLYRTVLGYELRAAGANAVAARLAGVPVERRLVVAMLISGALAGLAGGIEVCAVTFRLYERFSPGYGFTAIAVGLLGRLAPAGVLAAALLFGALEAGSNAMQREAGVSAVLVSIIQAIVILFLVAVEHGRWLPQRPAPSAQ, encoded by the coding sequence GTGCGCGAGCTGACGGCGCGGCTGCTGCCGTCGCTGGCGGCATTGGCTGCCGCCCTGCTGGTCAGCGCCGGGGTGGTGGCGCTCACCGGCGCCAGCCCGGCGCGTGCACTGGCCGCCCTGTTTGACGGTGCGTGCGGGAGCGCCGACAGCCTGTCCGAGACGCTGGTGAAGACCTGCCCGCTGCTGTTGTGCGGGCTGGCGGTGGCGCTCGCCTTCCAGAGCGGGGTGTGGAACATCGGTGCAGAGGGGCAGCTGCTGATGGGTGCGCTAGTGGCGGCCTGGGCCGGCAGCCGCCTGCCGTTACCGGGCGCGGTTGGTCTGCCGCTGCTCCTGCTGGCGGCGGCCGCCGCCGGCGCGGCCTGGGCGGCAATCGCCGCCGTCTTGAAAGTGACCCGCGACGTGAACGAGGTCATCGGTACGATCATGCTCAACTTCGTCGCGCTCGGGCTGATCGGCTATCTGGTCCAGGGACCGTTGATGGAAGCCGGCGGGCGCTATCCGCAGACCGATGCGCTGTTAGCCGCGCTGCGGCTGCCGCGATTGGCTGCGGGGCTGCGTCTGCACGCGGGGCTGCTCGTTGCTGCACTGGCGGTGTTGTGTCTCCACGTGCTGCTCTACCGCACGGTGCTGGGCTACGAGCTGCGCGCTGCCGGTGCCAATGCCGTGGCCGCGCGGCTGGCCGGCGTTCCGGTTGAACGCCGGCTGGTGGTGGCGATGCTCATCAGCGGGGCGCTGGCGGGCTTGGCCGGCGGCATCGAGGTCTGCGCCGTCACCTTCCGGCTCTACGAGCGCTTTTCTCCGGGCTACGGCTTCACCGCAATCGCGGTCGGTCTGCTCGGGCGGCTGGCGCCTGCCGGCGTGCTGGCGGCGGCGCTGCTCTTCGGTGCGCTCGAGGCCGGCTCGAACGCGATGCAACGGGAAGCCGGTGTCTCGGCGGTTTTGGTTTCGATCATTCAGGCGATCGTAATTCTCTTCTTGGTTGCCGTCGAGCACGGGCGCTGGCTGCCCCAGCGCCCGGCGCCGAGCGCGCAGTGA
- a CDS encoding ABC transporter ATP-binding protein, with amino-acid sequence MLSLTAISKRFGRVQALDAVTLEFPPGEIHAVLGENGAGKSTLMHVLSGLYRPDAGAIYLDRQAVHFRSPVAARRAGIGMVHQHFTLVDALTVAENLALSHPDRPRLRLSAATAVQQATELAGKLGLDIGDPRALTGQLPVGVRQRLEIVKALAGNARILILDEPTAVLTRAEIVQLFGLLRRLRAGGALILFITHKLREVGELADRVTVMRRGRVVATRAVSETSEAEMAVLMIGAPAPPRQACQAPLAPAAGQLRVAGLSTKATDGRALHQVTFAVRAGEIFGIAGVAGNGQQELFEALLGLRPLSAGAVEVNGRRVLLTSPAAAAAGGIGNIPPDRQREGLALTMSVADNALLNCAVLGRVRDGIWLRRRTALAFARDLVERQAVQTDALTTPVASLSGGNQQRLIVGRQLAAQPEVLLAVDPTRGLDIAAAQAVYAALAAFVAGGRAVVLISSDLDEVLDLSHRFAVLYGGRLSAALAPPVTAEAIGRLMAGAEPCAS; translated from the coding sequence ATGCTCAGCCTCACCGCCATCAGCAAGCGTTTCGGTCGGGTTCAGGCGCTGGACGCGGTTACGCTCGAATTCCCGCCGGGCGAAATCCACGCCGTGCTGGGCGAGAACGGTGCCGGAAAATCGACCCTCATGCACGTCTTGTCGGGCTTGTATCGGCCCGACGCCGGCGCCATTTATCTCGACCGCCAAGCGGTGCACTTCCGCTCGCCAGTGGCGGCGCGCCGCGCCGGCATCGGCATGGTGCACCAGCACTTCACTCTGGTCGACGCGCTCACGGTGGCGGAGAACCTCGCGCTCAGTCACCCGGACCGGCCGCGCTTACGGCTTTCTGCCGCCACCGCGGTGCAGCAGGCAACCGAGCTGGCGGGTAAACTCGGGCTCGACATCGGTGATCCGCGCGCGCTCACCGGACAGCTGCCGGTGGGCGTGCGCCAACGCCTCGAGATCGTCAAGGCGCTGGCCGGCAACGCGCGCATCCTGATATTGGACGAGCCCACCGCCGTACTCACCCGGGCCGAGATCGTGCAGCTGTTCGGCTTGCTGCGCCGGCTGCGCGCTGGCGGTGCGCTGATCTTGTTCATCACCCACAAGCTGCGCGAAGTCGGCGAACTCGCCGACCGTGTCACCGTGATGCGGCGGGGACGGGTGGTGGCCACGCGCGCAGTGTCGGAGACCAGCGAGGCTGAAATGGCGGTGCTGATGATCGGGGCGCCGGCGCCGCCGCGGCAAGCCTGCCAGGCGCCTTTGGCGCCGGCGGCGGGACAGCTGCGAGTGGCGGGGCTGTCTACCAAGGCCACGGACGGCCGCGCCTTGCACCAGGTCACGTTTGCGGTCCGTGCCGGCGAGATATTCGGCATCGCCGGCGTCGCCGGCAACGGGCAGCAGGAGCTGTTCGAGGCGCTGCTCGGGCTGCGGCCGCTGAGCGCTGGTGCAGTGGAGGTGAACGGCCGGCGGGTGTTGCTGACTTCACCGGCGGCGGCCGCCGCCGGCGGCATCGGCAACATTCCCCCCGATCGCCAGCGCGAGGGGCTGGCCCTCACCATGAGTGTCGCGGATAATGCGCTGCTCAATTGCGCCGTGCTCGGGCGCGTGCGCGACGGGATCTGGCTGCGGCGCCGTACTGCACTGGCATTCGCGCGCGACTTGGTGGAGCGCCAAGCGGTGCAAACCGACGCGCTCACCACGCCGGTAGCCTCGTTGTCGGGCGGCAATCAGCAGCGGCTGATCGTCGGCCGCCAGCTGGCGGCGCAGCCGGAGGTGCTGCTGGCGGTGGATCCGACGCGCGGGCTCGACATCGCCGCCGCCCAGGCGGTGTACGCGGCGCTGGCGGCATTTGTCGCCGGCGGCCGCGCGGTGGTGTTGATCTCCAGCGACCTCGACGAAGTACTCGATCTCAGTCATCGCTTCGCCGTGCTCTACGGCGGCCGCCTCAGTGCGGCGCTGGCACCACCAGTGACCGCCGAAGCGATCGGCCGCCTGATGGCGGGAGCTGAGCCGTGCGCGAGCTGA
- a CDS encoding BMP family protein: MRILCFVWVAVVALGLTACSPSETPPGASPAAGLKVALLSPGPVSDAGWNALAYEGLLLIRDQLGAEISQIQTKTPAEFEEGFRSYARRGFDLVIGHGFEFQDAAAAVAPDFPDTVFITTSGNTVRKNVAPLRFLLEEATYLEGMLAALMSQTGKAGAVGGIELPSVKSTILAFEAGAKSVRPDFTVAVTYIGNWEDVGAAKAAALALVQQGADFLFHNADAAGLGVFQAAHERQVYAFGSNKNQNEVAPDVVIASASADIPRGFLSVAKEVQQRSFVGKIERLGMKDGVVAFELNPRLAGRIPGAAKERIEQARAAVLAGTLQVPTAEF, from the coding sequence ATGCGAATTCTGTGCTTTGTTTGGGTGGCCGTGGTTGCCCTCGGGCTCACTGCCTGTTCGCCCTCGGAGACGCCGCCGGGGGCGTCGCCGGCTGCCGGCTTGAAGGTTGCCTTGCTCAGTCCCGGGCCGGTCAGCGACGCCGGTTGGAACGCGCTGGCATACGAGGGGCTGCTGCTGATTCGCGATCAACTCGGCGCCGAGATCAGCCAGATTCAAACCAAGACGCCGGCAGAATTCGAAGAGGGCTTCCGCAGCTACGCCCGCCGCGGCTTCGATCTGGTCATCGGCCACGGCTTCGAGTTTCAAGACGCGGCGGCGGCGGTGGCGCCGGACTTTCCCGATACCGTATTCATTACCACCTCGGGCAACACCGTGCGTAAGAACGTCGCGCCGCTGCGCTTCCTGCTGGAAGAGGCGACCTACCTGGAGGGCATGCTGGCGGCGCTGATGTCACAAACCGGCAAGGCCGGCGCCGTCGGCGGCATCGAGCTGCCGTCGGTGAAGAGCACCATCCTCGCCTTCGAGGCCGGGGCTAAGTCCGTGCGCCCCGACTTCACCGTCGCGGTCACCTACATCGGCAACTGGGAGGACGTTGGAGCGGCGAAGGCGGCAGCGCTGGCGCTGGTGCAGCAAGGGGCCGACTTCTTGTTCCACAACGCCGACGCCGCCGGGCTCGGCGTCTTCCAAGCCGCGCACGAGCGCCAGGTCTACGCCTTCGGCAGCAACAAGAACCAGAACGAGGTGGCGCCGGATGTGGTCATCGCCAGCGCCAGCGCCGATATCCCCCGCGGCTTTCTCAGCGTGGCCAAAGAAGTGCAGCAGAGATCGTTCGTCGGCAAGATCGAACGTCTGGGCATGAAGGACGGCGTGGTGGCGTTCGAGCTCAATCCGCGGCTGGCCGGCCGAATTCCTGGCGCAGCCAAGGAACGGATCGAGCAAGCCCGCGCCGCCGTTCTGGCCGGCACACTGCAAGTGCCGACGGCCGAGTTCTGA
- a CDS encoding molybdopterin-dependent oxidoreductase — MDQATRTVVRAYEKSLTGTPRPATEDRYRDVWRWDKVVWGTHTVDCYPGNCPMRVYVRDGKIVREEQAGNFPTIEKGVPDMNPLGCQKGVCWSQTIDAPDRVLYPLRRAGERGEGRWQRVTWDDALTAIADSVLDAIQENGPESIIELLGAEGVPWNMVGLGRLFRMIGSLVTDVNAEINDFSPGLYLTFGKFNLCSSLDDSFHSELIIVFQANPVYTVMASYHYMVEARYNGAEVVIFAPDNSPSTQLVDTHLPVRPGTDAAWALSMCKVIIDEGIYNAAFVKEQTDLPFLARTDTGHFLRESDLKAGGSEEQFYVFDTCTGKVAEAPRASLTLGDVDPALSGRYEVTLAGGARVAVTPVFELLKAHLQAYEPERASKICGVHPDQIRRLARKVAAKRTAVWAGGTSLKYFHGDLMVRSITLLLGLTGNWGRKGTGIGCWSIGMFDGMMLLAQKEQPGTDATREFLAMRDGMLAALHAEDPTRTDEMCRIEMVCRMAGLGGMIPPAFFWYRHCGYRDNWNRKEWNDPTMARPFDDYMREAMEKGWWQDVALPLEDTPPRVLIQAGGNTLRRVRGGQNMLLKHLWPQLKTIVTMDFRMSTTALQSDFVLPVANHYEAPRFHIPSPHMLTLIYSDKATEAAGESKTEWEIARLLAAKISERARARGFTEYQSRRGMSYNLSDLTRRFTLDGALVTEEDASEEMLADTVVCGTIPEGTDLQAMREKGYMRFTDWGISPFAINQASDLKADETHAHSRWHVEKKLPYPTLTRRAQFYIEHDWFLEAGEALPAHKENPKMGGDHPFVLTSGHNRWSIHSMNTTNPLLLRTHRGQPHAVINSDDARARGITDGDEVRVWNDMGEFFVPAKVAPNVMPGQVIVYNGWEPYMFRNWRGPMDIEPGLVKWLHLAGGYGHLRYWALQWQPTPVDRAVRVNLERSRTT; from the coding sequence ATGGATCAAGCTACTCGTACTGTCGTTCGTGCTTACGAAAAATCGCTGACCGGCACGCCGCGTCCGGCCACGGAAGATCGCTACCGTGATGTCTGGCGCTGGGACAAGGTGGTGTGGGGCACACACACCGTCGATTGCTACCCCGGCAACTGCCCGATGCGCGTCTACGTGCGCGACGGCAAGATCGTGCGCGAGGAGCAGGCCGGAAACTTCCCGACGATCGAGAAGGGCGTCCCCGACATGAACCCGCTCGGCTGCCAGAAAGGCGTGTGCTGGAGCCAGACCATCGACGCCCCCGACCGCGTGCTCTACCCGCTGCGGCGCGCCGGTGAGCGCGGCGAGGGGCGCTGGCAGCGCGTCACTTGGGACGACGCGCTCACCGCCATCGCCGACTCCGTGCTCGACGCGATCCAAGAAAACGGCCCCGAGTCGATCATCGAGCTGCTCGGCGCCGAAGGCGTGCCGTGGAACATGGTCGGCCTCGGCCGCCTGTTCCGCATGATCGGCAGCCTGGTCACCGACGTCAACGCCGAGATCAACGACTTCAGCCCCGGCCTCTACCTCACGTTCGGAAAGTTCAACCTGTGCAGCAGCCTCGATGACTCCTTTCACAGCGAGCTGATCATCGTCTTCCAGGCCAACCCGGTCTACACGGTGATGGCGTCGTACCACTACATGGTGGAGGCGCGTTACAACGGCGCCGAGGTCGTGATCTTCGCGCCGGACAACAGCCCCTCGACGCAACTGGTCGATACTCATCTGCCGGTGCGCCCCGGCACCGACGCGGCCTGGGCGCTCTCGATGTGCAAGGTGATCATCGACGAAGGCATCTACAACGCCGCGTTCGTCAAAGAGCAGACCGATCTGCCGTTCCTCGCACGCACCGACACCGGGCATTTCCTGCGCGAGAGCGATCTGAAAGCGGGCGGGAGCGAGGAGCAGTTTTACGTCTTCGATACGTGCACCGGTAAGGTGGCCGAAGCGCCGCGCGCCTCGCTCACGCTGGGTGACGTCGACCCGGCTCTCTCGGGGCGCTACGAGGTGACGCTGGCCGGCGGCGCGCGCGTCGCCGTGACGCCGGTGTTCGAACTGCTCAAGGCCCACTTGCAAGCGTACGAACCCGAGCGCGCCTCCAAGATCTGCGGCGTGCATCCCGATCAGATTCGCCGGCTCGCCCGCAAGGTGGCGGCCAAGCGGACCGCCGTGTGGGCCGGCGGCACCTCCCTGAAGTATTTCCACGGCGACTTGATGGTGCGCTCGATCACGCTGCTGCTGGGGCTTACCGGCAACTGGGGCCGCAAGGGGACGGGCATCGGCTGCTGGTCGATCGGCATGTTCGACGGCATGATGCTGCTGGCGCAGAAGGAACAGCCGGGCACGGACGCGACGCGCGAGTTCCTCGCCATGCGCGACGGCATGCTGGCGGCCCTGCACGCCGAAGATCCGACCCGAACCGACGAGATGTGCCGCATCGAAATGGTCTGCCGCATGGCCGGGCTGGGCGGGATGATTCCGCCGGCCTTCTTCTGGTACCGCCACTGCGGCTACCGCGACAACTGGAACCGCAAAGAGTGGAACGATCCGACCATGGCGCGCCCGTTCGACGACTACATGCGCGAAGCCATGGAGAAGGGCTGGTGGCAAGACGTGGCGCTGCCGCTCGAAGACACGCCCCCACGTGTGCTGATCCAGGCCGGCGGCAACACGCTGCGCCGCGTGCGCGGCGGCCAGAACATGCTGCTGAAGCACCTCTGGCCGCAGCTCAAGACCATCGTCACCATGGACTTCCGCATGAGCACGACGGCGCTGCAATCCGACTTCGTGCTGCCGGTGGCCAATCACTACGAAGCGCCGCGGTTTCACATCCCGTCACCGCACATGCTGACGCTGATCTACTCCGACAAGGCGACGGAAGCCGCCGGCGAGTCGAAGACGGAATGGGAGATCGCCCGCTTGCTCGCGGCCAAGATCAGCGAGCGGGCGCGTGCCCGCGGCTTCACCGAGTACCAGAGCCGGCGCGGCATGTCGTACAACCTGAGCGACCTCACCCGCCGCTTCACTCTCGACGGCGCGCTCGTTACCGAAGAAGACGCCTCCGAGGAGATGCTGGCCGACACGGTGGTGTGCGGCACCATCCCGGAGGGAACCGACTTGCAGGCGATGCGCGAGAAGGGATACATGCGCTTCACCGACTGGGGCATCTCGCCGTTCGCGATCAACCAAGCCAGCGATCTCAAGGCGGACGAGACCCATGCCCACTCGCGCTGGCACGTCGAGAAGAAGCTACCGTATCCGACGCTGACGCGGCGGGCGCAGTTCTACATCGAGCACGACTGGTTTCTCGAAGCCGGCGAGGCGCTGCCGGCGCACAAAGAGAATCCCAAGATGGGCGGCGATCATCCGTTCGTGCTCACCAGCGGCCACAATCGCTGGAGCATCCATTCGATGAACACCACCAATCCGCTGCTGCTGCGCACCCATCGCGGCCAGCCCCACGCCGTGATCAACAGCGACGACGCGCGCGCCCGCGGCATCACCGATGGTGATGAAGTGCGGGTGTGGAACGACATGGGCGAGTTTTTCGTGCCGGCCAAGGTGGCGCCCAACGTCATGCCCGGTCAGGTGATCGTCTACAACGGCTGGGAGCCGTACATGTTCCGCAACTGGCGCGGGCCGATGGACATCGAGCCGGGCTTGGTGAAGTGGCTGCACCTGGCCGGCGGCTACGGCCACCTACGCTACTGGGCGCTGCAATGGCAGCCGACGCCGGTGGATCGCGCCGTGCGCGTGAACCTCGAAAGGTCTCGCACCACCTGA
- a CDS encoding 4Fe-4S dicluster domain-containing protein, with the protein MNAANNGQHQLAWVVDLNRCIGCQTCSVACKVLWTQGDGTDAMWWCSVNTQPGRGTPRDYEQMGGGYDAAGQLTLGRLPSAEETGAAWQFNFDQVYASGAGQQEFLHPNGPPPKWGMNWDEDQGAGEYPNAYFFYLPRLCNHCTRPSCVEACPHDAMYKRPEDGLVLRDEDKCRGSQQCIRACPYKKIYFNETRRVSQHCIGCFPRIEKGVAPACARQCAGRAVFVGFIDDQNSAVHKLVHRWGLALPLHPEWNTEPNVFYIPPLSPPRIRPDGSLDESQRRIPIGYLESLFGAGVGTAMQTLEGEIAKRRRGEPSEIVKTLIAYEWKEMLGPFTRDPAEITWK; encoded by the coding sequence ATGAACGCCGCGAATAATGGACAACATCAGCTCGCCTGGGTCGTCGATCTCAACCGCTGCATCGGCTGCCAGACCTGCTCGGTGGCCTGCAAGGTCCTGTGGACGCAGGGCGACGGGACCGACGCGATGTGGTGGTGCTCCGTGAACACCCAACCGGGCCGCGGTACGCCGCGCGACTACGAGCAGATGGGCGGCGGGTACGACGCAGCCGGGCAGCTCACCCTCGGGCGCCTGCCGAGTGCCGAGGAAACCGGCGCCGCGTGGCAGTTCAACTTCGATCAGGTGTACGCCTCGGGCGCGGGCCAGCAGGAGTTCTTGCATCCCAACGGACCACCGCCGAAGTGGGGCATGAACTGGGATGAGGACCAAGGCGCGGGCGAGTACCCCAACGCCTACTTCTTCTATCTGCCGCGCCTCTGCAATCACTGCACGCGGCCGTCGTGCGTCGAAGCCTGTCCGCACGACGCCATGTACAAGCGGCCGGAGGATGGGCTCGTCTTGCGCGACGAAGACAAGTGCCGCGGCTCGCAGCAGTGCATCCGCGCTTGTCCGTACAAGAAGATCTATTTCAACGAGACGCGGCGCGTGAGCCAGCACTGCATCGGCTGCTTCCCGCGCATCGAGAAGGGCGTGGCCCCGGCCTGCGCGCGCCAATGCGCCGGGCGCGCGGTCTTCGTCGGCTTCATCGACGATCAGAACAGCGCCGTGCACAAGCTGGTGCACCGCTGGGGGTTGGCGCTGCCGCTGCATCCGGAATGGAACACCGAGCCCAACGTCTTCTACATCCCGCCCCTGTCGCCGCCGCGAATCCGGCCCGACGGCTCGCTCGATGAATCCCAACGCCGCATCCCGATCGGCTATCTCGAATCACTCTTCGGTGCGGGTGTTGGAACCGCGATGCAGACCCTCGAAGGTGAGATCGCCAAGCGCCGCCGGGGCGAGCCGTCCGAGATCGTCAAGACGCTGATCGCTTACGAGTGGAAGGAAATGCTCGGCCCATTCACCCGCGACCCGGCGGAGATCACCTGGAAGTAA